The DNA sequence GCGCCTCGCCACCACCCAACCCGAAGTCCGCATCCGCGACCTCGCCCAAAAGCTCGGGGTCAGCGACATGACCATCCGCCGGGACCTGAAAGAACTCACCGACCAGGGCCTGCTCGAACGCACCCACGGCGGTGCCCGCCTGAAAGCCCAGGGAAACACCGAACTCGCCCTCGGCCACCGGCTCCAACGCCAGACCCACGCCAAAGAACAGATTGCCCGCACCGCCCTCAGCCTGATCCAGGATGGGGACACCATCGCCCTGGACGCCAGCACCACCACCCTTTACCTCGCCCACCTGCTGGCCGGGCGCAACGTGCACTGCCTGGTGACCGGCCTGGACGCCGCCAACACCCTCAGTCAACTCCAGGTGCCCTTCACCCTCATCGGCGGCACGTTCCACCCAGCGGCACGCAGCTTCATCAGCGGGCTGTTCAACGACATCCAGGGGAGGCTCCATCCGGACAAAGTGTTCTTCTCCTGCATGGGTTACACCTCCCACGCAGGCTTCACCGACGCCCACCTCCCAGAAGTCTCCAGCAAAGCAACACTCCTCTCCACGGGCAAGCAGGTCATTGCCCTGCTCGACCACACCAAATTTGGCCAGCAAGCCGTGGCCACCATCACCCGCATGCACAGCGTGCACACCCTGATCACCGACGCACCTCCCCCCGAAGGGGTCACCCGTGACATTACCCTGCACCACACCGAGCTCATCATCACCCCGTGAAAAGAGGAAGACATGAACGAAGACTCCATCAAAAACCACCTCAGACAACAAAAAATTGAGACGCCCAGCTGGGGATACGGCAACTCCGGAACCCGCTTCAAGACCTTCCCGGCAAAGGGCGCAGCCAGCACCGTGTGGGAAAAAGTCGAAGACGCTGCGTTCATTCACACGCTGACCGGAATCGCCCCCTCCGTTGCCCTGCACATCCCCTGGGACCGGGTCGAGGATTACGCGGAACTGAAAAAATACGCAGAAGACCGGGGCATTCAACTGGGAGCCATCAACCCGAACGTGTTTCAGGACCGGGAGTACAAGCTGGGATCTGTGACCAACCCGGATCAAAGCGTGAGGGAAAAAGCCACAAGGCACCTGCTGGACTGCGTGGAGGTCATGAAAGAAACCGGATCCCGGGACCTGAGCCTGTGGTTTGCAGACGGCACCAACTACCTCGGGCAAGACGACCTCAGAAAACGCAAACGGCACCTGCGTGAAGCCCTGCAAAAGGTGCATGACGCATTGCCCGACGGAACCCGCATGCTGGTCGAATACAAACTCTTCGAGCCTGCCTTCTACCACACCGACCTCGCCGACTGGGGCCTGGCCCTCACCCACTGTCTCGCAGTGGGCGAAAAAGCCCAGGTGCTCGTCGACCTCGGACACCACGCGCAGGGCACCAACATCGAACACATCGTCTCCACCCTGCTGGATGAAGGCCGCCTCGGGGGCTTTCACTTCAACGCCAGACGCTACGCCGATGACGACCTGGTGGTCGGCACCACCAACCCGCTGGAGCTGTTTGCCATCTACTTTGAAATTGCCCAGGCACAACAAGATGAGAATGAACAGCTGAGGAAACACACCTCTGAAGTGGCGTTCATGATCGACCAGAGCCACAACATCGAACACAAACTCGAAGCCATGCTGCAGAGCGTGCTCAACTGCCAGGAAGCCTACGCCAAAGCACTCAGCGTGGATTTTGACCTGTTAAAAGAAGCCCAGGAAAAAGGTGAAGTCCTCAAAGCCAACCGCATCGTGATGGACGCCTTTTACAAAGATGTGCGGCCCCTCCTGAGGGACCTGCGCGAAGAGATGGGGGTTCCCGTCGATCCATTCCAGGCCCTCGAAGAGAGTGACCACCTGAAAAAAGTGCTCCGTGATCGCCAGTCCACGGACACCGGCGGCGGCTTCCCCTCTTGAATCCACCCACCCCCATGCCTCCCACAAACCCCCAACACAGGAGAATGACCATGCCCAAAAACCTCTGGAACACCGAACTTGCCCCCCAGACCGACGGCCTTGACGCCCTCACCTACCGCAGCCAGCTGCTCGGCTCAGACCGCACCCTCGTCAACATTTACGGGGGCAACACCAGCGTCAAATCCACCGAAAAAGACCACGTTGGGCGCGACGTGGAGGTGCTGTGGGTGAAAGGCAGCGGCAGCGACATTGCCACCATCACCTCCCGTGGTTTCGCCGGACTCAAACTCGATGAGGTGCTGCCCCTGATCGAACGAGAAAGCATGACCGACGAGGAGATGACCCAATACCTGGACCGCACCACCTTCGAACCTGGACGCCCCAGGCAGAGCATCGAAACCCTGCTGCACGCTTTTGTGCCCTTCAAGCACGTGGACCACACCCACCCGGACGCCATCATTGCCCTGGCCTGCAGCCCGGACGGTGAACAGGTGATGCGCAAAATCTACGGGGACCGTGCCGCCTGGGTGCCTTACATCCGCCCCGGATTCACCTTATCGAAACAGATTGGTGAGGCCGTCCGCAACAACCCCCATCTGGAGTGCGTGGTGATGGGCAAACACGGGCTGGTCACCTGGGGGAACACCAGTGAAGAAAGCTACCTCAAAACCCTGAGCATCATCCAGGAGGCCGAAGATTTCATTGCTGCGAAACTCACCGGCGATGAATTCGGACCCCAGGTGGTTGAAAGTGTCCCTGCAGCAGACCGCAGAAGAATCTACGGGGAAATTGCTCCGGTCCTCCGGTCCAGCCTGGGCAAAGCGGGAAGCTTCATCAGCATCTTTGATGACAGTGAAGAAGTCCTCTCCTTCGTGAACAGTGAAAAAGCCCCCACCGTGTCCCAGGTGGGTGCAGCCTGCCCCGACCACCTGGTGCACGTCAAGCGCACCCCGATGTTCGTGAACTGGAAACCCGAAGACGGCCTGGAAAGCCTGGAAACCGCTGTGCAACAAGCCAGCGAGGCTTACCTGAAAGAATATGCCGAGTATTTTGATGCCCAC is a window from the Deinococcus roseus genome containing:
- a CDS encoding DeoR/GlpR family DNA-binding transcription regulator, with the translated sequence MSTDNPAVSDFRHQRILRLATTQPEVRIRDLAQKLGVSDMTIRRDLKELTDQGLLERTHGGARLKAQGNTELALGHRLQRQTHAKEQIARTALSLIQDGDTIALDASTTTLYLAHLLAGRNVHCLVTGLDAANTLSQLQVPFTLIGGTFHPAARSFISGLFNDIQGRLHPDKVFFSCMGYTSHAGFTDAHLPEVSSKATLLSTGKQVIALLDHTKFGQQAVATITRMHSVHTLITDAPPPEGVTRDITLHHTELIITP
- the rhaI gene encoding L-rhamnose isomerase, which encodes MNEDSIKNHLRQQKIETPSWGYGNSGTRFKTFPAKGAASTVWEKVEDAAFIHTLTGIAPSVALHIPWDRVEDYAELKKYAEDRGIQLGAINPNVFQDREYKLGSVTNPDQSVREKATRHLLDCVEVMKETGSRDLSLWFADGTNYLGQDDLRKRKRHLREALQKVHDALPDGTRMLVEYKLFEPAFYHTDLADWGLALTHCLAVGEKAQVLVDLGHHAQGTNIEHIVSTLLDEGRLGGFHFNARRYADDDLVVGTTNPLELFAIYFEIAQAQQDENEQLRKHTSEVAFMIDQSHNIEHKLEAMLQSVLNCQEAYAKALSVDFDLLKEAQEKGEVLKANRIVMDAFYKDVRPLLRDLREEMGVPVDPFQALEESDHLKKVLRDRQSTDTGGGFPS